One Nostoc sp. UHCC 0302 DNA window includes the following coding sequences:
- a CDS encoding cupin domain-containing protein → MDIKRSGSQPSAKGSAEYFTGTVRIDPLFEAHDPARTSGASVTFEPGARTAWHTHPLGQTLIVTAGCGFVQRWGGLIEEIRPGDAIWISPGEKHWHGATTTTAMTHIAIQEWLDGKPVDWLEHVSDEQYPN, encoded by the coding sequence ATGGACATCAAAAGAAGTGGCTCACAGCCTTCCGCCAAAGGGTCGGCTGAGTATTTTACCGGCACTGTCCGCATTGACCCTCTTTTCGAGGCGCACGATCCAGCACGCACATCTGGAGCCAGTGTCACGTTTGAGCCTGGCGCTCGGACAGCATGGCATACCCACCCGTTGGGACAAACCTTGATCGTGACGGCTGGCTGTGGTTTCGTACAGCGCTGGGGCGGCTTGATCGAGGAAATTCGACCGGGGGACGCGATTTGGATCTCGCCGGGTGAGAAGCATTGGCACGGTGCTACAACAACCACGGCGATGACGCACATCGCTATTCAGGAATGGCTCGATGGTAAGCCTGTGGACTGGCTGGAGCATGTCAGCGACGAGCAGTATCCCAACTGA
- a CDS encoding aldo/keto reductase — MATENRIEPRQVGSTGLAVFPLALGCMGMSGMYGLADDNESIATIHAGLDQGITLLDTGDFYGTGHNEMLIGRALKDRRDKALLSVKFGALRSPDGGWIGIDTRPSSVKNFATYSLTRLGVDHIDIYRPARLDPQVPIEDTIGAIAELVTAGYVRYIGLSEVGVDTIRRAHAVHPISDLQIEYSLISRSPETEIFSVLEELGIGVTAYGVLSRGLLSGSNPATQGDFRAYLPRFSSENLAQNQRLVEELKQFAANKGVLPSQLAIAWVLAKSKNIVPVIGARKRSQLDESLAAVHVNLSPEV; from the coding sequence ATGGCCACAGAAAATAGAATCGAACCTCGGCAAGTCGGCTCTACAGGTCTAGCTGTTTTCCCGCTAGCTCTCGGATGTATGGGTATGTCCGGTATGTACGGTTTGGCAGACGACAACGAAAGTATCGCCACTATCCATGCAGGTCTCGACCAAGGCATCACATTACTGGATACTGGCGATTTCTATGGCACTGGGCATAATGAAATGCTAATTGGTCGTGCGCTCAAAGATCGCCGAGACAAAGCTCTGTTGTCTGTGAAATTTGGTGCTTTGCGTTCTCCTGATGGAGGATGGATTGGGATCGATACGCGTCCAAGTTCGGTAAAAAACTTTGCAACTTATAGCCTTACCCGGTTGGGAGTTGATCATATTGATATCTACCGCCCAGCCCGGCTAGATCCGCAGGTTCCGATTGAGGACACCATCGGCGCGATCGCTGAACTTGTGACGGCTGGCTATGTCAGATATATCGGACTTTCGGAGGTGGGAGTTGACACTATCCGTCGCGCACACGCTGTTCACCCCATTAGTGACCTTCAAATTGAGTACTCCCTGATTAGCCGTAGCCCTGAAACCGAGATATTTTCTGTACTGGAAGAACTTGGCATTGGTGTGACTGCCTATGGTGTGCTTTCACGAGGATTGCTGAGTGGCTCAAATCCAGCTACACAGGGTGACTTCCGTGCCTACTTACCACGTTTCAGCTCAGAAAACCTAGCCCAAAACCAGCGCCTCGTCGAAGAGCTAAAGCAATTTGCTGCCAATAAGGGGGTTCTTCCTTCGCAGTTAGCTATTGCCTGGGTACTTGCGAAAAGTAAAAACATTGTTCCGGTAATTGGCGCCCGGAAGCGAAGCCAACTTGACGAATCGTTGGCAGCTGTTCATGTGAACTTATCACCAGAAGTTTGA
- a CDS encoding DNA-3-methyladenine glycosylase, which translates to MQRSFHLIARSEGDRFFLRGDSVTSPIDAFWLSRPSTEVAPALIGCTLVRQMPDGLVIRGLIVETEAYTSNDPAMHAYRGRTKRNQVMFGPAGRAYVYQIYGSYYCLNIVTDQDEVASAVLIRALMLESIPPWISSSDKLKLHRIAAGPGKLCRALMIDVTLNTTQLQPGQALWLEHRDSQFQQQLEQEDLTLIQTIRIGLTKGVDLPWRWYLSNCPAVSKTVSSNRTLKLT; encoded by the coding sequence TTGCAGCGTTCGTTTCACTTGATTGCTAGAAGTGAAGGCGATCGCTTTTTTTTGAGAGGAGATAGCGTGACCTCACCTATAGATGCTTTCTGGCTCAGTCGCCCTTCCACAGAGGTTGCGCCCGCACTAATTGGTTGTACCCTCGTCCGCCAAATGCCAGATGGACTAGTTATTCGGGGTCTGATTGTTGAAACTGAAGCCTATACATCCAATGACCCTGCGATGCACGCCTATCGTGGACGCACCAAACGAAACCAAGTGATGTTCGGCCCCGCAGGTAGGGCATATGTGTATCAGATATACGGAAGCTACTACTGTCTAAACATCGTAACTGACCAAGATGAAGTCGCGAGTGCTGTTCTCATCCGTGCGCTGATGCTAGAGAGCATTCCTCCCTGGATTTCTTCTTCAGACAAACTAAAACTCCATCGAATTGCTGCTGGCCCTGGGAAGCTCTGCCGCGCACTGATGATTGATGTCACCTTGAACACTACACAACTTCAACCAGGACAAGCATTATGGTTAGAACATCGTGATTCTCAGTTCCAGCAACAGCTAGAACAAGAGGATTTAACCCTAATACAAACTATTCGTATCGGCTTGACTAAAGGCGTAGATTTACCTTGGCGCTGGTACTTGTCTAACTGTCCTGCTGTATCTAAAACAGTAAGCAGCAACAGGACTTTAAAGCTTACCTAG
- a CDS encoding zinc-binding dehydrogenase, with the protein MTQGGAESVLECVGSESAMATAIGIARPGGAIRYVGVPHGSGHNFNLGRLFMNDNSDL; encoded by the coding sequence ATGACTCAAGGTGGCGCAGAGTCGGTACTTGAGTGTGTGGGCAGTGAGTCTGCAATGGCAACAGCGATCGGCATTGCACGTCCCGGTGGAGCGATCAGGTATGTTGGCGTGCCGCACGGTAGCGGCCACAATTTCAATCTGGGTCGTTTATTTATGAATGACAATTCTGACCTTTAA
- a CDS encoding SDR family oxidoreductase, with the protein MIKDKVVIITGASSGIGEATAKLLASKGAKVVLGARREHQLRQLVDEIQRDGGQAVYQAMDVVNPSDNAEIVKLAKERFGGVDVIFLNAGIMPNSPLSAFKTDEWNQTVDINIKGVLNGIAAVLPTFISQKSGHVITTSSVAGLKAYPGGAVYGGTKWFVRDFMEVLRMESAQEGTNIRTATIYPAAINTELLNQITDQDVAEKMTELYEQYGISPDRVANVVAFAIDQPEDTNVNEFTIGPTAQLW; encoded by the coding sequence ATGATTAAAGACAAAGTTGTGATTATTACCGGCGCATCATCAGGCATTGGTGAAGCAACTGCGAAATTGCTTGCAAGCAAAGGCGCTAAAGTCGTATTGGGCGCGCGACGCGAGCACCAATTGAGACAACTGGTTGATGAAATTCAAAGAGATGGCGGACAAGCAGTCTATCAAGCGATGGATGTAGTTAACCCATCTGATAACGCTGAAATCGTCAAGCTTGCCAAGGAAAGATTTGGAGGCGTCGATGTTATTTTCTTGAACGCTGGCATAATGCCAAATTCTCCACTTTCTGCATTTAAAACTGATGAATGGAATCAAACAGTTGATATCAATATCAAGGGTGTACTAAATGGTATCGCTGCTGTGTTGCCAACTTTTATTAGCCAAAAGTCTGGGCATGTTATCACAACTTCATCGGTTGCTGGATTAAAAGCTTATCCAGGTGGTGCAGTGTATGGTGGGACGAAATGGTTCGTGCGCGATTTCATGGAAGTTCTACGCATGGAGTCTGCTCAAGAGGGAACTAACATTCGTACTGCGACAATTTATCCTGCTGCAATTAACACTGAGTTGTTAAATCAGATTACTGACCAAGATGTGGCTGAAAAAATGACAGAGTTGTATGAGCAATATGGCATCTCACCAGATCGAGTAGCCAATGTTGTGGCGTTTGCGATTGACCAGCCAGAAGACACAAACGTGAACGAATTTACAATTGGCCCAACCGCGCAGCTTTGGTAA
- a CDS encoding tryptophan 7-halogenase, which translates to METGLEDVSNFDVLVVGGGPAGCAAAIGCAQLGLQVVLIESKPFPRTHPGETLHPGVEPLLKQLGVLEPVLAASFLRHQGNWVQWSAGNEFVPFGEDDSGAWLGFQAWRADFDAILLNRARDIGVKVIQPCHASRLVMDGCRVIGVETSQGTFLAAKIIDAAGDHHWLAQKLGLQIQYHSPRLIAYYGYVTGECPARDHAPAIAADSSGWTWTAKVRAASRREVRAKPTQLYQWTRLSFVEEKIPKDWLPNEFQGLKIYQQMRAANVSWRIVSQPAGCGYFIIGDAAMILDPTSSHGVLKAIMSGIWVSHAIASELLGNLTEQQAIDQYCLWIHNWFQHDVKNLSKLYAQLPSPPFWIYPNGRSY; encoded by the coding sequence ATGGAAACTGGTCTAGAAGACGTGTCTAATTTTGATGTGCTTGTAGTTGGAGGTGGCCCGGCTGGTTGTGCTGCTGCTATTGGGTGCGCCCAATTAGGCTTACAAGTCGTCCTAATTGAGTCCAAGCCATTTCCTCGTACACATCCTGGTGAAACATTACACCCTGGTGTGGAACCACTACTTAAGCAGTTAGGGGTACTTGAGCCAGTGTTAGCAGCTAGCTTTCTGCGTCACCAAGGAAACTGGGTGCAGTGGTCAGCTGGAAACGAGTTTGTCCCCTTTGGCGAAGATGATTCGGGAGCATGGCTTGGATTTCAAGCTTGGAGAGCCGATTTTGATGCAATTTTGCTTAATCGGGCAAGAGATATTGGTGTTAAGGTTATACAACCTTGCCACGCTTCCCGCTTAGTTATGGATGGGTGCAGAGTAATTGGCGTTGAGACATCCCAGGGAACTTTTCTAGCAGCTAAAATCATTGATGCTGCTGGAGATCATCATTGGCTAGCTCAAAAATTAGGGTTACAAATCCAATATCACTCGCCGCGTCTGATTGCCTATTATGGTTATGTTACAGGAGAATGCCCAGCGCGAGATCATGCTCCAGCGATCGCCGCTGATTCCTCTGGTTGGACGTGGACTGCTAAAGTTCGCGCAGCGTCTCGTAGAGAAGTGCGGGCTAAGCCTACGCAACTTTATCAATGGACGCGCTTATCGTTTGTAGAAGAGAAAATCCCAAAAGATTGGCTGCCTAATGAATTCCAAGGATTAAAGATTTACCAACAAATGCGGGCAGCTAATGTTAGCTGGCGTATCGTTTCTCAACCGGCTGGATGTGGTTACTTTATCATTGGGGATGCAGCAATGATACTTGACCCGACATCAAGTCATGGTGTTCTCAAAGCAATCATGTCTGGAATTTGGGTTAGCCATGCGATCGCATCGGAACTCTTAGGTAATCTAACCGAGCAACAAGCGATTGACCAGTACTGTCTATGGATTCATAACTGGTTTCAACACGATGTGAAAAACCTAAGTAAGCTTTATGCTCAGCTGCCTAGTCCTCCCTTTTGGATCTACCCGAATGGGAGATCATATTGA
- a CDS encoding helix-turn-helix domain-containing protein produces MLNRGISSSEAAKRLGVDQNRFHQILHSGQLSTRKQNGRRVVTEGALQEYLARKRPSCTISMGIGTNFNNF; encoded by the coding sequence ATGTTAAATCGTGGAATCTCGTCTAGTGAAGCAGCCAAACGTTTAGGGGTAGATCAGAATAGATTCCACCAAATCCTGCACTCAGGTCAGCTTTCCACTCGCAAGCAAAATGGACGAAGAGTTGTTACTGAAGGTGCTTTACAAGAATATCTTGCTAGAAAACGACCTAGCTGTACCATCAGTATGGGAATTGGAACGAATTTCAATAACTTCTAA
- a CDS encoding aldo/keto reductase encodes MQKRKLGNSNLEVSVIGLGCMGMSFSYGPPKNTQEMTALLRAAFDRGITFFDTAEVYGPFLNEELVGEALAPFRDQVVIATKFGFDISPNSDPRGMKGSPGLNSRPEHIKEAVEGSLKRLKVEAIDLLYQHRVDPNVPIEDVAGAVKELIQSGKVKHFGLSEAGVQTIRCAHAVQPITALQSEYSLWTRTPEKEVIPTLEELGIGFVPYSPLGKGFLTGKIDESTTFDSSDFRSTLPRFTPEALKANQSLINLLGSIAEQKQATPAQIAIAWLLAQKPWIVPIPGTTKLHRLDENIGAVSVELTPDDLRDIDDAASKITVQGARYPEKLEQMTGR; translated from the coding sequence ATGCAAAAGCGCAAACTTGGAAACAGTAATTTGGAAGTCTCGGTGATCGGGCTGGGCTGCATGGGAATGAGCTTTTCTTATGGCCCACCCAAAAACACACAAGAGATGACCGCTCTTCTTCGGGCTGCCTTTGATCGCGGCATTACATTCTTTGACACCGCCGAGGTCTACGGCCCGTTCCTAAACGAAGAGCTTGTGGGTGAAGCCCTCGCTCCCTTCCGCGACCAAGTGGTCATCGCCACCAAATTCGGGTTCGACATCAGTCCGAATTCCGATCCCCGTGGCATGAAGGGTTCACCCGGACTGAATAGCCGACCGGAGCATATTAAGGAAGCTGTGGAGGGTTCGCTCAAGCGACTCAAGGTGGAGGCGATCGACCTGCTCTATCAGCACCGGGTTGACCCGAACGTGCCGATCGAAGACGTGGCTGGAGCAGTGAAGGAACTAATTCAGTCAGGTAAGGTGAAGCACTTTGGACTCTCTGAAGCAGGAGTACAAACGATTCGTTGCGCACACGCGGTTCAGCCGATCACGGCTCTCCAGAGCGAATATTCCCTCTGGACGAGGACTCCTGAAAAGGAAGTGATACCAACCCTTGAGGAACTTGGAATCGGCTTTGTTCCGTACAGCCCACTGGGCAAGGGCTTTCTCACTGGCAAGATTGACGAAAGCACAACCTTCGACAGTTCCGACTTCCGCAGTACCCTACCTCGCTTCACCCCGGAGGCTCTCAAGGCGAATCAGTCCCTGATTAATCTGCTTGGCAGCATCGCCGAACAGAAGCAGGCTACACCTGCTCAGATTGCGATCGCCTGGCTGCTAGCCCAGAAGCCGTGGATTGTTCCGATCCCAGGCACTACGAAGCTGCATCGCTTAGACGAAAACATCGGGGCAGTCTCAGTCGAACTCACACCCGATGATCTGCGTGACATTGATGACGCCGCCTCCAAGATCACGGTGCAAGGAGCTCGATACCCCGAAAAGCTGGAGCAAATGACCGGTCGCTGA
- a CDS encoding SDR family NAD(P)-dependent oxidoreductase: MNSLVTRPLAVVTGASNGIGYELAKQFAQNGFDLLVTATGSSINETAQAFEDLDTKVETVQADLTTYDGVETLYNQIKATGRPVEAIAINAGVGVGGDFARETDLKDELNLINLNVVSSVHLAKRVVKDMVERGKGRILFTSSIAALMPGPFEAVYAASKAFVHSFSEGLRNELKDTGVTVTALMPGPTDTNFFHRAGMDDTKVGESQKDDPAIVAKQGFEALMAGKDDVIAGSLKTKLQGAVSKVLPDTVNSELHRQLTEPGAGNK, encoded by the coding sequence ATGAATAGTTTGGTAACTCGACCCCTGGCTGTCGTGACAGGTGCATCCAACGGCATCGGCTACGAACTTGCTAAACAGTTTGCTCAAAACGGTTTTGATCTTCTAGTTACAGCCACCGGATCGAGCATTAACGAAACTGCTCAAGCCTTTGAGGATCTGGATACCAAGGTCGAGACGGTACAAGCTGATCTCACTACCTATGATGGTGTTGAGACACTCTACAACCAGATTAAGGCAACTGGGCGACCAGTGGAGGCGATCGCTATCAATGCAGGTGTCGGTGTTGGCGGTGATTTCGCTCGTGAGACCGACCTGAAGGACGAACTTAATCTTATCAACCTGAATGTTGTGTCATCTGTACATCTGGCCAAACGGGTGGTCAAGGATATGGTCGAGCGCGGCAAGGGTCGAATCCTCTTCACATCGTCGATTGCCGCCCTGATGCCTGGCCCGTTTGAGGCAGTCTATGCAGCTTCTAAAGCTTTTGTACACTCTTTTTCAGAAGGGCTACGCAACGAGTTGAAGGACACCGGCGTTACCGTCACCGCGCTTATGCCTGGGCCGACTGATACCAACTTCTTCCACCGCGCAGGTATGGACGACACCAAAGTAGGTGAGAGTCAAAAGGACGATCCGGCTATTGTCGCCAAGCAAGGTTTCGAGGCCTTGATGGCAGGTAAAGACGATGTGATTGCCGGCTCACTCAAAACAAAGCTTCAGGGGGCTGTGAGCAAAGTCTTACCTGATACAGTTAATTCTGAACTGCACCGCCAGCTGACTGAGCCTGGAGCTGGCAATAAGTAA
- a CDS encoding 2TM domain-containing protein, translating into MTYDSDDVQKILQIALTRKQEGEFSREQLIEMASELGISPNILEKTEQKWLAEQEEEGLRHKFNTFRRRGFQSHFVTFFAVNLFLVVLNLITSPSYFWAIFPILGWGLGLFLHWWSVYHSKTEDYEIAFQKWRSQT; encoded by the coding sequence ATGACTTACGATTCCGATGATGTGCAAAAAATCCTTCAAATAGCACTCACTCGTAAACAGGAAGGTGAATTTTCACGAGAACAGCTTATAGAAATGGCATCCGAGTTGGGTATTTCTCCTAACATTTTGGAAAAAACTGAACAAAAGTGGTTAGCTGAACAAGAAGAAGAAGGCTTGCGGCACAAGTTTAATACTTTTAGACGCCGAGGCTTCCAATCACATTTTGTTACCTTCTTCGCAGTGAATTTATTCTTAGTTGTCTTGAATTTAATAACTAGTCCTAGTTATTTTTGGGCTATATTTCCAATATTAGGATGGGGCTTAGGACTGTTTTTACATTGGTGGAGTGTTTATCACAGTAAAACAGAGGATTACGAAATAGCTTTTCAGAAATGGCGCTCACAAACTTAA
- a CDS encoding SDR family oxidoreductase, with the protein MTTNENGNYTGKVAFVTGAANGIGRATALAFAREGANVVVADVSEQGNQETVHMIEELGGRAIALKCDVTRSEDVKAALSKTIETFGRLDFAFNNAGVEQKNKATAEIEEEEWDRIVDIDLRGVFLCMKYEIPLLLKQGGGAIVNTSSGAGVIGIKGGAAYTAAKHGVIGLTKSAALDYASQNIRVNAVAPGYIDTPMMDRFTGGTAEGRKQVIAEEPIGRMGQPEEIANAVVWLCSDAAAFIVGHALVVDGGQTVQ; encoded by the coding sequence ATGACAACGAACGAGAATGGAAACTACACAGGAAAAGTTGCGTTTGTAACTGGAGCAGCGAACGGCATCGGTCGAGCTACGGCGCTAGCATTTGCCCGTGAGGGTGCTAATGTAGTGGTCGCTGACGTTTCAGAACAGGGCAATCAAGAAACGGTACACATGATCGAAGAACTCGGCGGACGAGCGATCGCCCTCAAGTGTGATGTGACACGAAGCGAGGACGTGAAGGCGGCTCTTTCCAAGACCATCGAGACCTTCGGGCGGCTGGACTTTGCCTTCAACAACGCCGGTGTGGAGCAGAAAAATAAAGCAACAGCGGAAATCGAAGAGGAAGAGTGGGATCGGATCGTAGACATCGATCTGCGCGGTGTTTTTCTGTGCATGAAGTATGAAATTCCACTGCTACTCAAGCAAGGCGGCGGCGCGATCGTGAACACATCATCGGGTGCCGGGGTCATAGGCATCAAGGGCGGAGCCGCATACACCGCCGCAAAACACGGTGTGATCGGACTCACCAAGTCGGCGGCTCTCGACTATGCCTCGCAGAACATCCGCGTCAACGCCGTTGCCCCTGGTTACATTGACACACCGATGATGGATCGCTTCACTGGCGGTACTGCTGAAGGACGCAAGCAGGTAATTGCAGAGGAGCCGATCGGACGGATGGGTCAACCCGAAGAGATTGCCAATGCCGTTGTCTGGCTGTGTTCAGACGCGGCTGCCTTCATCGTCGGACACGCCTTGGTCGTCGATGGCGGTCAAACGGTGCAGTGA
- a CDS encoding AraC family transcriptional regulator, protein MNSAKTSEKSDRDLMNDPQAKREAERAQANRDELKERIAQAIHHDGTIEPLKGLHFNRSSSPSECIHSVSIPAFCAIAQGSKEVLLGSDRYQYDPMHYLLATVELPIVSQILEASKAQPYLSLRLDLDPTLVGSVMVEAGHPSSRSRADVKAIDVSPLNANLLDAVVRLVRLLDSPAEAHVLAPLIKREIIYRLLMGEQGNRLRHIAVLGGYTYHIARAVERLRKDFNEPIKIESIAQELGMSVSGFHHHFKSVTAMSPLQYQKQLRLQEARRLMLGEKLDATSAAYRVGYDDASHFNREYKRLFGAPPMRDVERLREAARETASSI, encoded by the coding sequence ATGAACTCTGCCAAAACGAGTGAAAAGTCCGATCGCGATTTAATGAACGACCCGCAGGCAAAGCGCGAGGCAGAAAGAGCGCAAGCAAACAGAGACGAACTGAAAGAGCGTATTGCCCAGGCTATTCATCATGATGGGACGATTGAGCCGCTCAAAGGTTTGCACTTCAACCGCTCCTCCTCGCCTTCGGAATGCATTCATAGTGTCTCTATCCCTGCGTTTTGTGCGATCGCTCAGGGCAGCAAAGAAGTTCTTTTAGGTAGCGATCGCTATCAGTACGACCCGATGCATTATCTGCTTGCTACGGTCGAACTGCCAATTGTCAGCCAAATTCTGGAAGCGTCCAAGGCGCAACCGTACCTTAGCCTTCGTCTCGATCTAGACCCCACGCTCGTTGGTTCAGTGATGGTCGAGGCAGGGCATCCCTCATCGCGCAGCCGTGCTGATGTGAAAGCGATTGATGTAAGTCCGTTGAATGCAAATCTGTTGGACGCTGTGGTGCGGCTCGTCAGGCTTTTAGATTCCCCTGCTGAAGCTCATGTTCTTGCACCACTGATTAAGCGGGAAATCATTTACCGACTCCTGATGGGAGAGCAAGGTAATCGGCTCCGTCATATTGCAGTTCTGGGTGGCTACACCTACCACATCGCCAGAGCCGTCGAGCGACTTCGTAAAGACTTTAACGAGCCGATCAAGATTGAAAGCATCGCACAAGAGCTGGGAATGAGTGTTTCGGGCTTTCACCATCACTTCAAGTCTGTCACTGCCATGAGTCCCTTGCAGTACCAAAAGCAACTGCGGCTCCAGGAGGCTCGCCGTCTGATGCTGGGGGAAAAGCTTGATGCTACCAGTGCTGCCTACCGCGTGGGTTATGACGATGCCTCGCATTTTAACCGGGAGTACAAGCGGCTTTTTGGTGCGCCACCGATGCGCGATGTGGAGCGGCTGCGAGAAGCTGCTAGGGAGACTGCTAGTTCAATATGA